The Petrocella atlantisensis genome has a window encoding:
- a CDS encoding response regulator transcription factor, translated as MKEKILVVEDEIKIARFIELELKYEGYDVIVASDGRMGLEMFNEGGADLVLLDLMLPRLSGIEVCRRIRQADANIPIIMLTAKDDVSDKVMGLDMGADDYMTKPFEIEELLARMRVALKRKDSPKENNGLKALTYKGLVINELKREVMFKEDVIELTKKEYELLKYLLENKNIALDREKILEKVWGYDYYGDTNVIDVYVRYLRAKIDQKYDVEIIKTVRGIGYIINEA; from the coding sequence ATGAAAGAGAAAATATTGGTTGTAGAAGATGAAATCAAGATAGCAAGATTTATTGAATTAGAACTTAAATATGAAGGCTATGATGTGATTGTTGCCAGTGATGGTAGAATGGGATTGGAAATGTTTAATGAAGGTGGGGCAGACCTTGTCTTGCTGGATTTGATGTTGCCAAGACTTAGCGGTATAGAAGTATGTCGAAGGATCAGACAGGCCGACGCTAATATTCCAATCATCATGTTGACGGCCAAAGATGATGTTTCTGATAAGGTCATGGGACTGGATATGGGTGCAGATGACTACATGACCAAACCTTTTGAGATTGAAGAGCTCTTGGCTAGGATGCGTGTAGCATTAAAGCGTAAAGATAGCCCCAAGGAAAACAATGGACTAAAAGCCCTAACATATAAAGGACTGGTTATAAATGAACTTAAAAGAGAAGTCATGTTTAAAGAGGATGTAATAGAACTCACAAAAAAAGAATATGAACTTTTAAAATATTTACTTGAAAACAAAAATATTGCTTTGGACCGGGAAAAGATACTTGAAAAAGTATGGGGTTACGATTATTATGGTGATACAAATGTTATTGATGTCTATGTTCGATATTTGAGAGCTAAGATTGATCAGAAATACGATGTTGAGATCATAAAGACGGTTAGAGGCATTGGGTATATTATTAATGAAGCATAA
- a CDS encoding sensor histidine kinase, translating into MKHNKEDIKQRPKKALLFPVGLFKEIRHVFKYIYLSLTLSMRKKISFDYGILYWVATIVTTFIVLVGFSFYDIQQRSIEIVDGVFEMVVPFEMGVYNMDALTFQLESISSENDVGVQVLMSRQDREDVGYTITSTTYSASLYRLSYIDRIPLLFNEGLFIRSANRYYKINDYHTVDYEITTIHNIKSMNKTRLVLGGLLLFGQLSGFIFMSIIGSIRLKQVFKPIFTMTKAAEKISINDVEGNLDVSRAKYELKDLALTFNDMLDRIRSDYDKQKRFVSDVSHELRTPISIVNGYVRMLDRWGKEDEAILEEAIEAIKSESKNMQVLVENLLTLVRSDNQTLKFEKEIFDIGKLATEIMKDMEMVDEGSHTFICDIQMGIDVCLDYAKIKQTFRIFIDNAMKYTPDGGEITFKLKQEYSSVIISIIDTGIGVNKDDLPYLFDRFYRSDESRTRQTGGHGLGLSIAKAMIIGQNGMIRVKSKVQEGSAFIISLPVNTSEPCL; encoded by the coding sequence ATGAAGCATAACAAGGAGGATATTAAGCAACGTCCTAAAAAAGCGTTGCTTTTTCCTGTGGGCTTATTTAAAGAAATAAGACATGTGTTTAAATATATATACCTAAGCTTAACTTTGTCCATGCGCAAGAAAATCTCTTTTGACTATGGGATCCTGTACTGGGTGGCAACCATCGTTACAACGTTTATTGTACTTGTGGGTTTCAGTTTTTATGATATACAACAAAGGAGTATAGAAATAGTGGATGGTGTTTTTGAAATGGTTGTTCCCTTTGAAATGGGGGTATATAACATGGATGCCTTGACCTTTCAACTGGAATCTATTTCTTCAGAAAATGACGTAGGTGTCCAGGTACTTATGTCCAGGCAGGACAGGGAAGACGTTGGTTATACGATTACCAGTACCACTTATAGTGCATCCTTATATCGCCTGTCATACATAGATAGGATACCCTTACTTTTTAATGAGGGTTTGTTTATCCGGTCGGCCAACCGATATTACAAGATCAATGATTATCATACGGTAGACTATGAGATTACGACCATTCATAATATAAAATCTATGAATAAGACCCGATTAGTCTTAGGTGGTTTACTTCTATTTGGTCAATTGTCCGGTTTTATTTTTATGTCAATTATTGGGTCCATTCGTTTAAAGCAAGTTTTTAAACCGATTTTCACAATGACCAAAGCAGCAGAAAAAATATCGATTAATGATGTTGAAGGGAATCTGGATGTATCAAGAGCGAAATATGAACTAAAAGACCTTGCATTGACTTTTAATGATATGCTTGATCGTATTCGCTCAGACTATGATAAGCAAAAAAGATTCGTGTCGGATGTTTCTCATGAACTTAGAACACCAATTTCTATCGTAAACGGCTATGTTAGAATGTTGGACAGGTGGGGGAAAGAAGATGAAGCTATACTTGAAGAAGCCATAGAGGCTATTAAGAGTGAATCAAAAAATATGCAGGTTTTAGTAGAAAACTTACTAACATTGGTGCGTTCGGATAATCAAACACTCAAATTTGAAAAAGAAATATTTGATATTGGTAAGTTGGCTACAGAAATCATGAAAGATATGGAAATGGTAGACGAGGGTAGTCATACATTTATTTGTGATATTCAGATGGGTATTGATGTGTGCTTGGATTATGCTAAAATAAAACAGACATTTAGAATTTTCATTGATAATGCAATGAAATACACCCCGGATGGTGGTGAAATCACTTTCAAACTAAAACAAGAATATAGTTCGGTTATCATATCTATTATTGATACCGGTATTGGCGTTAATAAGGATGATTTACCTTATCTATTTGATCGTTTTTACAGATCGGATGAATCTAGAACAAGGCAAACAGGTGGTCATGGTCTTGGATTGTCTATCGCTAAAGCAATGATTATAGGTCAAAATGGAATGATACGCGTCAAAAGCAAAGTCCAAGAAGGAAGTGCATTTATCATTAGCTTGCCTGTGAATACATCGGAACCCTGTCTATAA
- a CDS encoding D-2-hydroxyacid dehydrogenase gives MKIVLLDQKSLGEKLEFEKLESMGSVTYYDYTNQEQIIERCAEAEVVITNKGYFDESTIEALKHLKLICMTGTGYDKIDIQAAKKRGVGVCNVMDYCSNSVAQHTLALVLQLVNHMNYYRDYVRSGKYIEDDAFTHYEVQINEIAQMTWGIVGMGSIGSKVAKIAEAMGAKVIYYSTSGKNQQDAYDRVSFDDLLELSDIITIHAPLNDQTRNLFDEGVFAKMKKSAILVNVGRGDIVNEAALVSALNNHLIAGAALDVLSIEPMSKESKLLPMLNDARLIITPHVAWASITARQNVIDEVALNIEAYVKGNKYQRVDV, from the coding sequence ATGAAAATAGTTTTATTGGATCAGAAATCACTAGGAGAAAAATTAGAATTTGAGAAACTGGAATCGATGGGTTCAGTCACCTATTATGACTATACCAATCAAGAGCAGATTATAGAAAGATGTGCAGAAGCAGAAGTAGTTATAACCAACAAAGGTTATTTTGATGAATCAACCATAGAAGCATTAAAACATCTTAAGTTGATATGCATGACTGGAACTGGATATGACAAAATCGATATTCAAGCAGCAAAAAAAAGGGGTGTAGGTGTATGTAATGTTATGGATTACTGTTCAAATAGTGTTGCACAGCACACACTGGCCTTGGTTTTGCAATTGGTCAATCATATGAATTATTATAGGGACTATGTTAGGAGTGGCAAGTATATTGAAGATGATGCATTTACCCACTATGAGGTGCAAATCAATGAGATAGCCCAAATGACATGGGGTATCGTTGGTATGGGAAGTATTGGTAGTAAAGTGGCAAAGATAGCTGAAGCGATGGGCGCAAAAGTGATTTACTACTCGACAAGTGGTAAAAATCAACAAGATGCCTATGATCGGGTAAGCTTTGATGACCTGCTAGAACTTTCAGATATTATTACCATACATGCACCTTTAAATGATCAGACAAGAAACCTATTTGATGAAGGGGTTTTTGCTAAAATGAAAAAAAGTGCAATACTTGTCAATGTTGGTCGTGGTGACATCGTTAATGAAGCAGCATTGGTGTCGGCATTAAACAATCATCTTATAGCAGGTGCAGCCTTAGATGTACTTAGTATTGAACCGATGAGCAAGGAATCTAAACTTCTCCCTATGTTAAATGATGCCAGACTTATTATTACACCCCATGTGGCATGGGCCAGCATCACAGCCAGACAGAATGTTATTGATGAAGTGGCACTGAATATAGAAGCGTATGTAAAAGGCAATAAGTATCAGAGGGTAGATGTTTAA
- a CDS encoding DegV family protein, whose product MGIKIIVDSSADLPKEIIDRYGFIVIPLSVHFGSHTYLDSVDLTPGMFYEKLIISGEMPTTSQIPPERFITYFKNELDNGHQIICITLGSNASGTCQSAYLAREELKKEDITIIDSNCLCSGVAYIAIEVARMVESNRSIEEILTAIEPLTNNGIEHLFCVDTLEYLKKGGRIKASKAAVAEILNIKPILNVENALTQIIHKVRGRKKIIPYYLERMKKDLDYESDRIMVAHAQDLEFAKQLIEKIRSDLNWDKEIIVSEVGATIGTHAGPGVLACFYKKK is encoded by the coding sequence GTGGGTATTAAGATAATTGTAGACAGCTCAGCTGATTTACCAAAGGAAATTATTGATAGATATGGTTTCATAGTTATACCTTTATCGGTTCATTTTGGTAGTCATACATATCTAGATTCAGTCGACCTTACACCAGGTATGTTTTACGAAAAGTTAATTATCTCTGGTGAGATGCCGACGACAAGTCAGATTCCACCGGAACGATTTATCACATATTTCAAAAATGAGTTGGATAACGGCCACCAAATTATTTGTATTACCTTAGGATCCAATGCCAGTGGTACTTGTCAGTCAGCCTATCTGGCGAGAGAAGAACTGAAAAAAGAAGATATCACAATTATTGATTCAAATTGCTTATGCTCAGGCGTAGCTTATATTGCTATTGAAGTAGCTCGCATGGTGGAGAGCAACAGGTCAATAGAAGAGATTCTGACGGCTATAGAACCATTGACCAACAATGGTATTGAACATCTTTTCTGTGTGGATACCCTAGAATATCTAAAAAAAGGTGGTCGCATCAAAGCAAGCAAAGCTGCAGTGGCTGAGATTCTTAATATAAAGCCGATATTGAATGTGGAAAATGCACTTACACAAATCATTCATAAAGTCCGAGGACGTAAAAAAATCATCCCCTATTATTTAGAACGGATGAAAAAAGATTTGGATTACGAGAGTGATCGAATTATGGTAGCTCATGCACAAGATTTAGAATTTGCCAAACAACTTATTGAGAAAATAAGAAGCGACTTGAATTGGGATAAAGAAATCATTGTATCAGAAGTAGGGGCTACTATAGGAACCCATGCTGGACCAGGTGTTTTGGCATGCTTTTACAAGAAAAAGTAA
- the leuS gene encoding leucine--tRNA ligase yields MSKLYNHKTIENKWRKNWETNPINLPSEDKKNYYCLDMFPYPSGSGLHVGHWRGYVLSDVWSRYKILQGYHVLHPMGWDAFGLPAENYAITMGVHPAKATAENVENFKRQLKEISAVYNWDNEVNTTDPNFYKWTQWIFVQMFKEGLAYEKEMPINWCPSCKTGLANEEVKDGKCDRCDSEVTKKNLRQWMLKITAYAERLLNDLDDLNWPSKVKKMQSDWIGKSYGAEVDFEVEGHDEKIKVFTTRPDTLYGATFMVLAPEHELVKTLAADTHNHDVEAYVFNASLKSSVDRLQEKEKTGVFTGNYAINPLNKKKVPIWISDYVLADYGTGAIMCVPAHDERDFAFAKKFDLPIVQVIAKDGIEVDLDEAYTEVGVMINSDAFNGIPSDEAKEVVANYLEEKKIGVKTTNYKLRDWVFSRQRYWGEPIPIVHCPNCGPVPVKEEDLPVTLPEVESYEPTGTGESPLADIHEWVNTTCPECGGPGKRETNTMPQWAGSSWYFLRYVDVDNNDALVSKEKMKAWLPVDMYVGGIEHAVLHLLYSRFYTKFLYDIGAVEFEEPFTQLFNQGMICKNGAKMSKSKGNVVSPDDLVENYGCDSLRIYELFVGPPELDSEWDDRGIEGVYRFINKVWNLVMDNKDRKVKVTPELEKIRHLLIHEVTHRMDSFHMNTVVSAFMEYTNSLIHQSKHNQGVDLDTLKTLITLLAPFAPHMAEELWEVIGEKGTVFEQTWPVADPEKMKEDEIEMPVQVNGKVKATITIGVDEAKDSVLEKAKLAVEKVIHGQSVVKEIYVPGRIINIVVKA; encoded by the coding sequence ATGTCAAAATTGTATAACCATAAAACAATAGAGAATAAATGGAGAAAAAACTGGGAGACAAATCCAATCAATCTACCCAGTGAAGACAAGAAGAATTATTACTGTCTAGATATGTTTCCATATCCGTCGGGAAGCGGCTTACATGTGGGTCACTGGCGCGGTTATGTTCTTAGTGATGTTTGGAGTCGCTACAAAATTCTACAAGGGTATCATGTCTTACATCCCATGGGTTGGGATGCTTTTGGATTACCGGCTGAGAACTATGCCATCACCATGGGTGTTCATCCGGCAAAAGCAACGGCTGAAAATGTAGAAAATTTCAAGAGACAGCTGAAAGAAATCAGTGCGGTATATAATTGGGACAATGAAGTGAATACAACAGATCCCAACTTTTATAAATGGACCCAATGGATTTTTGTGCAAATGTTTAAAGAAGGTTTAGCCTATGAGAAGGAAATGCCGATTAATTGGTGTCCAAGCTGTAAGACGGGATTAGCCAATGAAGAAGTAAAAGACGGTAAATGTGACCGATGTGATTCAGAAGTAACTAAGAAAAATCTTAGACAGTGGATGCTAAAGATTACAGCATATGCAGAAAGACTATTAAATGATCTGGATGATTTGAATTGGCCCAGCAAAGTTAAAAAAATGCAATCGGATTGGATTGGCAAATCCTACGGTGCTGAAGTGGACTTTGAAGTTGAAGGTCATGATGAAAAGATAAAAGTATTTACAACAAGACCGGACACCTTATATGGAGCCACTTTTATGGTGCTTGCACCGGAACATGAGTTGGTTAAGACTTTAGCTGCGGATACACATAATCATGATGTAGAAGCATATGTATTTAATGCATCACTTAAGTCTTCTGTAGATCGTTTGCAGGAAAAGGAAAAAACAGGCGTTTTCACAGGTAACTATGCCATCAACCCATTAAACAAGAAAAAAGTACCTATCTGGATTTCGGATTATGTTCTTGCTGATTATGGAACCGGTGCGATTATGTGTGTACCGGCACATGATGAAAGAGACTTTGCATTTGCTAAAAAGTTTGATCTTCCTATAGTTCAAGTCATAGCAAAGGATGGTATAGAAGTTGATCTAGATGAAGCCTATACTGAAGTCGGCGTTATGATTAATTCTGATGCTTTTAATGGTATACCTTCGGATGAGGCAAAAGAAGTGGTTGCAAACTATTTAGAAGAAAAGAAAATCGGTGTTAAAACCACGAATTATAAACTAAGAGACTGGGTGTTTTCCAGACAACGCTATTGGGGTGAACCGATTCCAATCGTACATTGTCCGAATTGTGGACCGGTACCGGTGAAAGAAGAAGATTTACCTGTTACTTTACCGGAAGTGGAATCCTATGAGCCAACAGGAACAGGTGAATCACCACTTGCAGATATTCATGAGTGGGTGAATACAACTTGTCCCGAATGTGGCGGACCTGGTAAACGTGAGACAAATACAATGCCTCAATGGGCGGGATCATCATGGTACTTTTTACGCTATGTAGATGTAGACAACAATGATGCTTTGGTTTCAAAAGAAAAGATGAAAGCATGGCTACCGGTGGATATGTATGTCGGTGGTATTGAACATGCTGTTTTACATTTGTTATACTCAAGATTCTACACTAAGTTTCTCTATGACATTGGTGCGGTTGAATTTGAAGAGCCTTTCACTCAGCTCTTCAACCAAGGCATGATTTGTAAAAATGGTGCAAAAATGAGTAAATCCAAGGGTAATGTTGTATCGCCAGATGATTTGGTTGAAAACTATGGTTGTGACTCATTAAGGATTTACGAACTTTTCGTTGGCCCTCCGGAACTAGACTCTGAATGGGACGACCGAGGGATTGAAGGTGTTTATAGATTTATTAATAAGGTTTGGAATCTTGTTATGGATAATAAAGACCGTAAGGTTAAGGTAACGCCGGAACTTGAGAAAATAAGACATCTATTGATTCATGAGGTTACACATCGTATGGATTCATTCCATATGAACACGGTGGTATCTGCTTTTATGGAATATACCAATTCGCTGATCCATCAGTCCAAGCATAATCAGGGTGTTGATCTTGATACCTTAAAAACATTAATTACGCTTTTAGCACCTTTTGCACCTCATATGGCAGAAGAGTTATGGGAAGTAATTGGTGAAAAAGGAACGGTTTTTGAACAAACGTGGCCGGTTGCAGATCCTGAGAAAATGAAAGAAGACGAGATTGAGATGCCTGTGCAAGTTAATGGTAAGGTTAAGGCAACAATAACGATTGGTGTGGATGAGGCTAAGGATTCTGTACTCGAGAAGGCAAAGCTGGCTGTCGAGAAAGTTATTCATGGTCAATCTGTTGTCAAGGAAATCTATGTTCCGGGTAGAATCATTAATATAGTGGTTAAGGCGTAA
- a CDS encoding beta/alpha barrel domain-containing protein, translated as MIEYSKKTNLLERTEFTYPLQDVAEPNLFRNLFPYDEVPKIAFNHRHVPINMPEEIWITDTTFRDGQQSREPFKTDQIVRIYDYLHQLGGENGLIRQSEFFLYSKKDRDAVYKCLERGYSFPEVTSWIRASKQDFELVKSIGIQETGVLVSCSDYHIFYKLKMTRREAVDHYLGIIKSCIEIGIKPRCHLEDITRADFYGFVVPFVNELMKLMEETKMPVKIRACDTMGYGISFPGVVMPRSVQGIIYGLHHHAGVPSGLLEWHGHNDFYRAVQNASTAWLYGCSGVNATMFGIGERTGNTPIEAMVFEYAQLRGTLDGMDTRIITEIGEYFTKELGFNMPSRTPFVGKNFNVTRAGIHADGLLKNEEIYNIFDTEKFLNRPVVVAVTKTSGISGVAHWINAYYGLTGDKMLDKQHPLVLAVKSWVDQEYEEGREVAIAEEELTRIISEKSREMNISFVK; from the coding sequence ATGATTGAATATAGTAAAAAAACCAATTTGCTTGAAAGAACTGAGTTCACTTATCCCCTGCAGGATGTTGCTGAACCTAATTTATTTAGGAATCTTTTTCCATATGATGAAGTACCAAAGATTGCTTTTAATCATCGTCATGTACCAATTAATATGCCGGAGGAAATATGGATCACAGATACAACCTTTAGAGATGGTCAACAGTCAAGAGAACCTTTTAAAACCGATCAAATTGTTAGGATCTATGATTATCTTCATCAATTAGGTGGAGAAAACGGTTTGATTAGGCAGAGTGAATTCTTTTTATATAGTAAAAAGGACAGAGATGCAGTTTATAAGTGTCTTGAACGGGGCTATTCTTTTCCGGAAGTCACCAGTTGGATTCGAGCGTCCAAGCAGGATTTTGAATTGGTTAAATCTATAGGTATTCAGGAAACTGGTGTTTTGGTAAGTTGTTCAGATTACCATATTTTTTATAAGCTGAAGATGACAAGACGTGAAGCGGTAGATCATTATCTTGGCATTATTAAGTCCTGTATTGAAATAGGCATCAAACCAAGATGCCATCTGGAGGATATTACCAGAGCGGATTTTTATGGCTTTGTGGTACCTTTTGTTAATGAACTTATGAAGTTAATGGAAGAAACAAAGATGCCTGTTAAAATCAGGGCATGTGATACTATGGGCTATGGTATTAGCTTTCCGGGGGTTGTTATGCCAAGAAGTGTTCAAGGTATCATCTATGGGCTGCATCATCATGCCGGTGTACCATCTGGTCTATTAGAATGGCATGGTCATAACGATTTTTATAGAGCCGTGCAAAATGCTTCAACAGCTTGGCTATATGGTTGCTCAGGTGTTAATGCTACAATGTTTGGTATTGGTGAAAGAACAGGGAATACGCCTATTGAAGCTATGGTCTTTGAATACGCTCAATTACGTGGCACACTTGATGGTATGGATACCAGGATTATTACAGAGATTGGTGAGTACTTTACTAAGGAACTTGGTTTTAATATGCCTTCTAGAACACCCTTTGTCGGTAAGAATTTTAATGTAACAAGGGCAGGTATTCACGCAGATGGCTTACTGAAAAATGAAGAAATCTATAATATTTTTGATACAGAAAAGTTTCTAAACAGGCCAGTGGTTGTGGCGGTAACGAAGACTTCCGGTATTTCCGGTGTGGCTCATTGGATCAACGCTTATTATGGGTTGACAGGCGATAAGATGTTAGATAAGCAACATCCTTTGGTGTTGGCGGTTAAGTCATGGGTGGATCAGGAATACGAAGAAGGTCGAGAAGTGGCCATAGCAGAAGAAGAACTGACCAGAATCATAAGTGAAAAATCAAGAGAAATGAATATTTCTTTTGTGAAATAA
- a CDS encoding isocitrate/isopropylmalate family dehydrogenase, whose protein sequence is MDYLKHFETLVNNQKARVAKMKEQGDFIDYKSLDKIIIGVVGGDGIGPAITAQSQRVLEFLLADEVKKGKVEFRVIEGLTIERRAEVNKAIPDEVLAELKKCHVILKGPTTTPREGDPWPNIESANVAMRKELDLFANVRPVKVPEEGIDWTFFRENTEGAYVLGSQGIHIDEDIAFDFKVITTQGAERIARAAFDFAKKNGKTRVTCVTKANVIKTSDGKFLNVCKEVAKDYPGIEMDDWYIDIMTAKLIDKNRRTQFQVMVLPNLYGDILTDEAAEFQGGVGTAGSANIGKRYAMFEAIHGSAPRMVDEGRDIYADPSSVVRGGAMLLSHIGYTKEADKLFKALEICGQTEKKLVMTGRDTGATNADFANYLMETIEKL, encoded by the coding sequence ATGGATTATTTGAAACATTTTGAGACACTTGTCAACAATCAAAAAGCTAGAGTGGCTAAGATGAAGGAACAAGGTGACTTCATTGATTACAAGAGCTTAGACAAGATCATTATTGGTGTTGTCGGTGGTGACGGTATTGGTCCGGCTATTACAGCTCAATCTCAGCGTGTGCTTGAATTCTTACTTGCGGATGAAGTCAAAAAAGGTAAAGTTGAGTTTAGAGTTATTGAAGGTTTAACCATTGAAAGAAGAGCAGAAGTGAACAAAGCCATTCCGGATGAAGTATTGGCAGAACTCAAAAAATGTCATGTTATCCTTAAGGGACCAACTACGACACCAAGAGAAGGCGATCCATGGCCAAATATTGAAAGCGCTAATGTAGCCATGCGTAAAGAATTGGATCTTTTTGCTAATGTAAGACCGGTTAAAGTCCCTGAAGAGGGCATTGACTGGACATTTTTTAGAGAGAATACAGAAGGCGCATATGTACTTGGAAGTCAAGGTATTCATATCGATGAAGATATTGCTTTTGACTTTAAGGTTATTACAACTCAAGGTGCTGAAAGAATTGCACGTGCAGCTTTTGACTTTGCAAAGAAAAATGGAAAAACACGCGTTACATGTGTAACAAAAGCCAATGTTATTAAGACCTCAGATGGAAAATTCTTAAATGTGTGTAAGGAAGTTGCAAAAGACTATCCAGGTATAGAGATGGATGACTGGTATATCGATATCATGACAGCGAAGCTCATTGATAAAAACAGAAGAACTCAGTTCCAAGTTATGGTACTTCCTAATTTATACGGAGATATTTTAACAGATGAAGCTGCTGAATTTCAAGGTGGCGTAGGTACAGCCGGTTCAGCCAATATTGGTAAGAGATATGCTATGTTCGAAGCGATTCATGGATCCGCACCTAGAATGGTGGATGAAGGTAGAGATATTTATGCTGACCCATCAAGTGTTGTACGTGGTGGTGCTATGCTACTTAGTCATATCGGTTACACAAAAGAGGCAGATAAATTATTCAAGGCATTAGAGATCTGTGGTCAAACAGAAAAGAAATTGGTGATGACAGGTAGAGATACTGGTGCTACCAATGCAGATTTTGCAAATTACTTAATGGAAACCATAGAGAAGTTATAA
- a CDS encoding GntR family transcriptional regulator: MDSYNLQDEVNDKYSLRGRVFHKIREDILKGAYKHKEAIKELQVAMELGVSRTPVREALRQLELEGLVTIIPNKGAIVTGINAKDIQDIYAIRSLIEGLCAKWASENITSNQIDSLEEIVYLSEFHLEKGHIDQLYELDNKFHEILYESSNSKIMKHVLSDFHHYVQRVRKASLSSVDRAKASIKEHKAIVDALKTGNGKTASELTNKHIENTSQNVIEKKIAQILDMDHNQ; encoded by the coding sequence TTGGACAGCTATAATCTTCAAGATGAAGTTAATGATAAATATTCACTAAGAGGTCGTGTTTTTCACAAGATTCGAGAAGACATCCTAAAAGGTGCGTATAAGCATAAAGAGGCCATTAAGGAACTACAGGTCGCTATGGAACTGGGTGTTAGCCGAACACCAGTCAGAGAGGCGCTAAGGCAGTTGGAACTTGAAGGTTTGGTTACGATTATACCGAACAAGGGTGCAATCGTAACGGGCATCAATGCAAAAGACATTCAAGATATTTATGCTATTCGCTCTTTAATTGAAGGCTTATGTGCAAAATGGGCGTCAGAGAATATTACGTCCAACCAAATTGACAGTTTAGAGGAAATCGTATATTTATCAGAATTTCATCTTGAAAAAGGTCACATTGATCAATTATATGAATTGGACAATAAATTCCATGAAATCCTTTACGAGTCTTCTAATAGTAAAATTATGAAGCATGTTTTATCGGATTTTCATCATTATGTGCAACGGGTTAGAAAAGCATCTTTGTCTTCTGTTGACAGGGCAAAGGCTTCGATTAAAGAGCATAAAGCTATCGTAGATGCACTTAAAACTGGTAACGGTAAGACGGCCAGCGAGCTAACCAACAAACATATCGAGAATACATCCCAAAATGTTATTGAAAAAAAGATTGCTCAGATTTTAGATATGGATCACAATCAGTAG